Proteins encoded together in one Pseudomonas arsenicoxydans window:
- a CDS encoding Nif3-like dinuclear metal center hexameric protein: MYKLCFFVPASHVEQVKSAVFAAGGGRIGAYDHCAWQVLGLGQFRPLDGSQPFIGEAGQVEQVEEWKVELVVADELIRSVVMALKQSHPYETPAYEVWRLEDF, encoded by the coding sequence GTGTACAAGCTCTGCTTTTTTGTTCCGGCCAGTCATGTGGAGCAGGTCAAGAGTGCTGTGTTCGCTGCGGGTGGTGGGCGGATCGGTGCTTATGACCATTGCGCGTGGCAGGTGCTTGGGCTTGGTCAGTTTCGCCCACTGGATGGCAGTCAGCCGTTCATTGGTGAGGCGGGGCAGGTCGAGCAGGTTGAGGAATGGAAGGTTGAGCTTGTGGTGGCGGATGAGTTGATTCGTTCTGTGGTGATGGCTCTGAAGCAGAGTCATCCCTATGAGACGCCGGCTTATGAGGTGTGGCGGTTGGAGGATTTTTGA